From one Streptomyces sp. R41 genomic stretch:
- a CDS encoding amino acid adenylation domain-containing protein: MRRAVAELLDEAPESIGDQDDLTSLGLDSMGIMRLAGEWRRQGTEIRFGDLVEQPRLGDWWALVDGRTGGNGHTGDAAAATGDGAEPASPGGAVPAFADELTEDASPFDESAPFALAPMQHAYWVGRGEGQVLGGVAGHFYFEFDGPALDPVRLDAAVRALTTHHAMFRARFLPDGTQRITDRPTGLGTVHDLRGETEEAARAALDRLRERLSHQKLDVAGGQVLDVRLSLLPDGTGRVHIDVDMLVCDALSFRIALADLARFYAHPDRRPAPLGYSYPRYLADRTARPPRNHERDRAYWTEHLDTLPVGPQLPLAGAPERLDRPRTTRRTHWLPPEQREVLTARAREHGLSPSMVLATCYAETLAAWSAEKRFLLNLPLFDREPLHPEVPAMVGDFTSLLLLDVDATREESFADRARRVQSEFREAAAHGDFSGTDVLRALSRVRPGAALAPVVFTSALSMGELFENDVRQVLGEPVWLGSQTPQVWMDLQVVEHDGGIQLNWEAVEALFPDGVVEGMFAACRTLLDRLTDPAARWTEPMPDLLPPAQRDTRATVNATDRTYPAQTLHAPFFASAAADPGRPALLWADGSLSRGELADRALRLAGLLHSQGLTPGDAVMVTLPKGPDQIIAVLGVLAAGGTYVPVGVDQPEHRRARIAASCGARLTVTGQTLSHAHSATPLPEPAAVPPTRIAYVIYTSGSTGEPKGVEVSHRSAVNTVLALDERFGIGPDDRTLAVSALDFDLSVYDIFGPLSAGGAVVCVRQEERRDAQAWLDLVRGRGVTVVNCVPTLLEMLVEAAEGAGAMAGVRVVLLGGDRVGADLPERAGQVFPSVRFAGLGGTTETAIHSTVQEATRSPDEWTSVPYGVPLPNQRCRVVDPRGRDCPDWVPGELWIGGASVADGYRGDPERTADRFVERAGLRWYRTGDLARYWPDGRLEFLGRADFQLKIRGHRIEPGEIEAALKEHPAVAAAAVVAVGGSAPRLAAAVVLRAVEPSVKPTEGASEPPAEARSRVGEPSVLRAGAPSREGEPSGPQAEARSRVAEPSVLRAGAPSREGEPSGPQAEARSRVGEPSVLPAEGSPGPQAPEFSASQAGVPSAAQSEAASAPPASQPWPELLREHLERRLPPAMVPDRFKTLDALPLNANGKVDRAALRTLLAREAQDGAEQAVEHQAPQGPVEQQVADLWAELLGVQRVGRTDGFFALGGDSLLATRLLTRLRAAGLHGADLGRLFAAPALRDFAAGLVLGRPTRLPLVTADPDRRHEPFPATDVQRAYWLGRGADFTLGGVGSYWYWEFDGRDVDLERLENSWNRLVERHEMMRAVFDDDGNQRILPQVPRFAFDITDAPPARSEEALRAQRAALDHQVFDVSSWPLFHVAATRYDGDRTRISFGFDYIVLDALSIMTLFWELSQLYEDLGAQLPPVDVSFRDYVLQAAPDPEDLAGDKDYWTGLLPTLPPAPALPLAVDPEQIGQPRFTRREFTVPPRTWRAITEAARAAGLTPSAVLATAFADVLSAWSAQPDVTLNLTLFDRREVHPDINNIVGDFTSLLLVGHRPHAGDSWAGAARRFQQQIWEGLQHSSVSALWVLRELAQRDGAMEVAMPVVFTSTLGVSDRLADLTMPFGEQVHGLSQTPQVWLDCQVVERDGGISVNWDAVEELFPAGLLPTMFAAYEGLLDSLARTDWNRPVHPELPAEQAVVRAAVNATDAPMSGRLLHEPFFTGAAADPGRPALLWRDGRLDHGELAQRALRVGGALRAAGVQPGDPVAVTLPKGPDQITAVLGTLAAGAFYVSVGVDQPPARRDRILRRSGAVAVLTDADLLARTPWPDGLRTLDTEVARMTGPALRAPVSVKDTDLAYTIFTSGSTGEPKGVETTHRAAANTVEDIGERFGIGPDDRVLALSALDFDLSVYDIFGLLSAGGALVLVDERDRREPHRWLDLLHTHRVTVWNTVPALLDMLLISARPAFEDEAVKADSGGPGAAAPRYGAGRGAGGENHPEDLIPLRLALVSGDWVGLDLPGRLAAQAPGCRLVALGGATEAAIWSNAYPVAEPLTGWPSIPYGHPLRNQRFRVVNGLGRDCPDWVPGELWIGGSGVARGYRGDPERTAEHFVEHAGRRWYRTGDLGRYRPGGILEFLGRADHQVKIRGHRIELGEIEAALLDHPGIARAVALTVGERPRHRIVAFAVGGAPAPEPAAVRAALTERLPGYMIPDRVEIVDRLPLTANGKVDRTALAAALGEEAPVADEPPRGELETAVAALFAELLGVERVGRGESFFALGGDSLTATRATERLHRITGVRLTLRRLFSAPTVEALARLIEEQRSATALIPMEEGVL; encoded by the coding sequence ATGCGCAGGGCTGTCGCCGAACTGCTCGACGAGGCGCCCGAAAGCATCGGCGACCAGGACGACCTGACCTCCCTGGGCCTGGATTCGATGGGCATCATGCGGCTGGCCGGTGAATGGCGCAGGCAGGGCACGGAGATCAGGTTCGGCGACCTGGTCGAGCAGCCGCGGCTGGGTGACTGGTGGGCCCTCGTCGACGGCCGTACCGGCGGCAACGGGCATACGGGTGACGCCGCCGCGGCGACGGGCGACGGCGCTGAGCCGGCATCCCCCGGCGGCGCTGTACCGGCATTCGCCGACGAACTCACCGAAGACGCCTCCCCGTTCGACGAGTCCGCCCCCTTCGCCCTCGCCCCGATGCAGCACGCCTACTGGGTGGGCCGCGGCGAGGGACAGGTGCTCGGCGGCGTCGCAGGCCACTTCTACTTCGAGTTCGACGGACCCGCCCTCGACCCCGTACGGCTCGACGCGGCAGTGCGCGCGCTGACCACCCACCACGCCATGTTCCGCGCCCGCTTCCTGCCCGACGGCACCCAGCGGATCACCGACCGGCCGACCGGTCTCGGGACCGTGCACGACCTGCGCGGAGAGACCGAGGAGGCCGCACGGGCCGCACTGGACCGGCTGCGCGAGCGGCTCTCCCACCAGAAGCTGGACGTGGCGGGCGGCCAGGTGCTGGACGTCCGCCTCAGCCTCCTGCCGGACGGCACCGGCCGCGTGCACATCGACGTGGACATGCTGGTCTGCGACGCGCTCAGCTTCCGGATCGCCCTCGCCGACCTGGCGCGGTTCTACGCACACCCCGACCGCCGGCCGGCCCCGCTCGGCTACAGCTATCCGCGCTACCTGGCCGACCGCACCGCCCGGCCGCCCCGGAACCACGAGCGCGACCGCGCCTACTGGACCGAGCACCTCGACACCCTGCCCGTCGGCCCCCAACTCCCGCTCGCCGGAGCCCCGGAGCGCCTCGACCGTCCCCGCACCACCCGCCGCACCCACTGGCTGCCGCCCGAGCAACGCGAAGTGCTGACCGCCCGAGCCCGCGAGCACGGTCTGAGCCCGTCCATGGTGCTGGCGACCTGCTACGCCGAGACCCTTGCGGCCTGGAGCGCGGAGAAGCGGTTCCTGCTGAATCTGCCGCTGTTCGACCGCGAGCCCCTCCACCCCGAAGTCCCCGCGATGGTGGGCGATTTCACCAGCCTTCTGCTTCTCGACGTGGACGCCACCCGGGAGGAGTCCTTCGCCGACCGGGCCCGCCGGGTGCAGTCGGAGTTCCGCGAGGCGGCCGCGCACGGCGACTTCTCCGGCACCGATGTGCTGCGCGCCCTGTCCCGAGTCCGCCCCGGCGCCGCGCTCGCGCCCGTGGTCTTCACCTCGGCGCTGAGCATGGGCGAACTGTTCGAGAACGACGTGCGCCAGGTGCTGGGCGAGCCGGTGTGGCTCGGTTCCCAGACACCGCAGGTGTGGATGGATCTGCAGGTGGTGGAGCACGACGGCGGCATCCAGCTCAACTGGGAGGCCGTCGAGGCGCTGTTCCCCGACGGCGTGGTGGAGGGCATGTTCGCCGCCTGCCGCACCCTGCTCGACCGGCTGACCGACCCGGCCGCCCGCTGGACCGAGCCGATGCCCGACCTGCTGCCACCGGCCCAGCGCGACACCCGCGCCACCGTCAACGCCACCGACCGGACGTATCCCGCGCAGACCCTGCACGCCCCCTTCTTCGCCTCCGCCGCGGCCGACCCGGGGCGGCCCGCGCTGCTCTGGGCGGACGGTTCGCTCAGCCGGGGCGAACTCGCCGACCGCGCGCTGCGGCTCGCCGGACTGCTGCACTCCCAGGGGCTGACCCCGGGCGACGCCGTCATGGTCACGCTGCCGAAGGGTCCGGACCAGATCATCGCCGTACTCGGCGTGCTCGCGGCCGGCGGCACCTACGTCCCGGTCGGCGTCGACCAGCCCGAGCACCGCCGGGCCAGGATCGCCGCGTCCTGCGGCGCCCGCCTCACGGTGACCGGACAGACCCTCAGCCACGCTCATTCGGCGACACCGCTGCCGGAACCCGCCGCCGTGCCGCCGACCCGGATCGCGTACGTCATCTACACCTCCGGCTCCACCGGCGAACCCAAGGGCGTGGAGGTCTCCCACCGCAGCGCCGTGAACACCGTGCTGGCCCTCGACGAGCGGTTCGGCATCGGCCCCGACGACCGGACCCTCGCCGTCTCGGCGCTCGACTTCGACCTGTCCGTGTACGACATCTTCGGCCCCCTCTCGGCCGGGGGAGCCGTGGTCTGCGTACGGCAGGAGGAGCGGCGCGACGCACAGGCGTGGCTGGACCTCGTCCGCGGCCGAGGCGTCACGGTCGTCAACTGCGTGCCGACGCTGCTGGAGATGCTCGTGGAGGCGGCCGAGGGAGCCGGGGCGATGGCAGGGGTGCGGGTGGTACTGCTCGGCGGCGACCGGGTGGGCGCGGATCTGCCCGAGCGGGCCGGGCAGGTGTTCCCCTCCGTGCGGTTCGCCGGGCTCGGCGGCACCACGGAGACCGCGATCCACTCCACCGTCCAGGAGGCCACCCGGTCTCCCGATGAGTGGACTTCGGTGCCGTACGGCGTGCCGTTGCCCAACCAGCGCTGCCGGGTCGTCGACCCGCGCGGCCGGGACTGCCCGGACTGGGTGCCGGGCGAGCTGTGGATCGGCGGCGCCTCGGTGGCCGACGGCTACCGCGGGGATCCGGAGCGTACCGCCGACCGGTTCGTGGAGCGCGCCGGGCTGCGCTGGTACCGCACCGGCGACCTGGCCCGCTACTGGCCCGACGGACGCCTGGAGTTCCTCGGCCGAGCCGACTTCCAGCTGAAGATCCGGGGCCACCGGATCGAGCCCGGCGAGATCGAGGCCGCGCTCAAGGAGCATCCCGCGGTGGCCGCGGCCGCGGTGGTCGCGGTAGGCGGGTCCGCGCCGCGGCTGGCTGCGGCGGTCGTACTGCGGGCGGTAGAGCCGTCTGTGAAGCCCACGGAAGGGGCATCTGAGCCGCCGGCGGAAGCACGGTCGCGGGTGGGGGAGCCTTCTGTACTGCGGGCGGGAGCACCCTCGAGGGAGGGAGAGCCCTCCGGGCCGCAGGCGGAAGCACGGTCGCGGGTGGCGGAGCCTTCTGTACTGCGGGCGGGAGCACCCTCGAGGGAGGGAGAGCCCTCCGGGCCGCAGGCGGAAGCACGGTCGCGGGTGGGGGAGCCTTCTGTGCTGCCGGCGGAAGGATCGCCCGGGCCGCAGGCCCCAGAGTTCTCCGCGTCGCAAGCCGGAGTGCCCTCCGCAGCACAATCGGAGGCCGCCTCCGCGCCACCCGCGTCACAGCCATGGCCGGAGCTCCTGCGCGAACACCTCGAGCGGCGTCTCCCGCCCGCCATGGTCCCCGACCGGTTCAAAACGCTGGACGCCCTGCCGCTGAACGCCAACGGAAAGGTGGATCGCGCCGCCCTGCGGACACTGCTCGCCCGCGAGGCCCAGGACGGCGCCGAGCAGGCCGTCGAGCACCAGGCCCCGCAGGGCCCGGTGGAGCAGCAAGTGGCCGACCTGTGGGCCGAGTTGCTGGGCGTGCAGCGCGTGGGCCGCACGGACGGCTTCTTCGCGCTCGGCGGGGACAGCCTGCTCGCCACCAGGCTGCTCACCCGGCTGCGGGCGGCCGGGCTGCACGGGGCCGACCTGGGCCGCCTGTTCGCAGCCCCCGCCCTGCGCGACTTCGCCGCCGGACTCGTCCTCGGCCGGCCCACCCGGCTGCCGCTCGTCACCGCCGACCCCGACCGGCGTCACGAGCCGTTCCCCGCCACCGATGTGCAGCGCGCCTACTGGCTGGGCCGCGGCGCGGACTTCACGCTGGGCGGCGTCGGGTCGTACTGGTACTGGGAGTTCGACGGCCGCGACGTGGACCTGGAGCGACTGGAGAACAGCTGGAACCGGCTGGTCGAGCGGCACGAGATGATGCGGGCCGTCTTCGACGACGACGGCAACCAGCGCATCCTGCCCCAGGTCCCGCGCTTCGCCTTCGACATCACCGACGCGCCGCCCGCCCGTTCCGAAGAGGCCCTGCGAGCGCAGCGCGCGGCCCTCGATCACCAGGTGTTCGACGTGAGCAGCTGGCCGCTCTTCCATGTCGCGGCCACCCGCTACGACGGCGACCGGACCCGTATCTCGTTCGGCTTCGACTACATCGTGCTCGACGCGCTGAGCATCATGACGCTGTTCTGGGAACTGTCCCAGCTCTACGAGGACCTCGGGGCCCAACTCCCGCCCGTCGACGTCTCGTTCCGGGACTACGTCCTCCAGGCCGCCCCGGACCCCGAGGACCTCGCCGGGGACAAGGACTACTGGACCGGCCTGCTGCCCACCCTGCCCCCGGCCCCCGCGCTCCCGCTCGCCGTCGACCCGGAGCAGATCGGCCAACCCCGGTTCACTCGACGTGAGTTCACCGTCCCGCCCAGGACCTGGCGGGCGATCACGGAAGCGGCCCGCGCCGCGGGACTCACACCCTCGGCGGTGCTCGCGACCGCGTTCGCCGATGTGCTCTCCGCCTGGAGCGCACAGCCCGACGTCACCCTCAACCTCACCCTGTTCGACCGTCGCGAGGTCCACCCCGACATCAACAACATCGTCGGCGACTTCACCTCGCTCCTGCTGGTCGGCCACCGGCCGCACGCGGGAGACAGCTGGGCGGGCGCGGCACGCCGCTTCCAGCAGCAGATCTGGGAGGGGCTGCAGCACAGCTCCGTCTCGGCGCTGTGGGTACTGCGCGAACTCGCCCAGCGCGACGGGGCCATGGAAGTCGCGATGCCGGTGGTCTTCACCAGCACTCTCGGGGTGTCCGACCGGCTCGCCGACCTGACCATGCCGTTCGGTGAGCAGGTGCACGGGCTGTCCCAGACGCCGCAGGTGTGGCTCGACTGCCAGGTCGTGGAACGCGACGGTGGCATCTCGGTGAACTGGGACGCCGTGGAGGAGCTGTTCCCCGCCGGTCTCCTGCCCACCATGTTCGCCGCCTACGAGGGGCTCCTCGACAGCCTCGCCCGAACGGACTGGAACCGGCCCGTCCATCCCGAACTCCCCGCCGAACAGGCGGTGGTGCGCGCCGCCGTGAACGCGACGGACGCTCCCATGAGCGGGCGCCTGCTGCACGAACCCTTCTTCACCGGGGCCGCGGCGGACCCCGGCAGGCCCGCACTGCTGTGGCGGGACGGCCGGCTGGACCACGGCGAGCTCGCCCAGCGGGCGCTGCGGGTCGGCGGCGCGCTGCGGGCCGCGGGCGTACAACCCGGCGACCCGGTGGCGGTCACCCTGCCCAAGGGGCCCGACCAGATCACCGCCGTGCTGGGCACCCTCGCCGCGGGCGCCTTCTACGTCTCGGTGGGAGTGGACCAGCCGCCGGCCCGCCGCGACCGCATCCTGCGTCGCTCCGGAGCCGTGGCCGTGCTCACCGACGCCGACTTGCTCGCCCGTACACCGTGGCCGGACGGCCTGCGCACCCTGGACACCGAGGTCGCCCGTATGACAGGACCGGCCCTGCGCGCACCGGTCTCCGTCAAGGACACGGACCTCGCGTACACCATCTTCACCTCGGGCTCCACCGGCGAACCCAAGGGCGTGGAGACCACCCATCGCGCCGCCGCGAACACGGTCGAGGACATCGGCGAACGCTTCGGCATCGGTCCCGACGACCGCGTACTCGCCCTCTCCGCCCTCGACTTCGACCTCTCCGTGTATGACATCTTCGGCCTCCTCTCGGCCGGCGGCGCCCTCGTCCTCGTGGACGAACGCGACCGCCGCGAGCCGCACCGCTGGCTCGACCTGCTGCACACGCACCGGGTGACGGTGTGGAACACGGTCCCCGCGCTGCTGGACATGCTGCTGATCTCAGCCCGTCCGGCGTTCGAGGACGAGGCCGTCAAGGCCGACAGCGGGGGTCCGGGGGCGGCAGCCCCCAGGTACGGGGCGGGTAGGGGCGCAGGGGGCGAGAACCATCCAGAGGACCTCATCCCCCTGCGCCTCGCCCTCGTCTCCGGCGACTGGGTAGGCCTCGACCTGCCCGGACGGCTGGCCGCACAGGCACCCGGCTGCCGTCTGGTGGCCCTCGGCGGCGCCACCGAGGCCGCGATCTGGTCCAACGCGTACCCGGTGGCGGAGCCCCTGACCGGCTGGCCGTCCATCCCGTACGGGCACCCGCTGCGCAACCAGCGCTTCCGGGTGGTGAACGGTCTCGGCCGGGACTGCCCGGACTGGGTACCGGGTGAGTTGTGGATCGGCGGCTCCGGGGTGGCCCGCGGCTACCGCGGCGACCCGGAGCGCACCGCGGAGCACTTCGTGGAGCACGCGGGACGGCGCTGGTACCGCACGGGTGACCTGGGCCGCTACCGCCCGGGCGGCATCCTGGAGTTCCTCGGCCGGGCCGACCACCAGGTGAAGATCCGCGGACACCGCATCGAACTCGGCGAGATCGAGGCCGCGCTCCTGGACCATCCCGGGATCGCCCGGGCCGTCGCCCTCACCGTGGGGGAGCGCCCCCGCCACCGCATCGTGGCGTTCGCCGTCGGGGGTGCACCGGCCCCCGAACCCGCCGCCGTACGCGCCGCCCTCACCGAGCGGCTGCCCGGCTACATGATCCCGGACCGCGTCGAGATCGTGGACCGTCTCCCGCTCACCGCCAACGGCAAGGTCGACCGCACCGCCCTGGCCGCCGCCCTGGGCGAGGAGGCACCGGTCGCCGACGAGCCGCCCAGGGGAGAGCTGGAGACCGCCGTCGCCGCCCTCTTCGCCGAACTGCTCGGCGTCGAACGCGTCGGCCGAGGCGAGAGCTTCTTCGCCCTCGGCGGCGACAGTCTCACCGCGACCCGCGCCACCGAGCGACTGCACCGCATCACCGGGGTCCGCCTCACCCTGCGCCGGCTGTTCTCGGCGCCGACCGTCGAGGCGCTCGCCCGGCTCATCGAGGAACAACGCAGCGCAACTGCCCTGATCCCCATGGAAGAAGGAGTCCTATGA